A region from the uncultured Draconibacterium sp. genome encodes:
- a CDS encoding alcohol dehydrogenase catalytic domain-containing protein, with product MKAVVLTGIRKMQLTEIPEPVISSDKDVKIKLKTIGVCGSDIHYYSEGKIGSQVVDYPFRVGHECSGEIAEIGAAVDNVKVGDLVVVDPSVHCGSCDQCLAGRPHTCRNNKFLGCPGQIEGCLSEFIVMPSFTCFPVTGKLNAIQAALIEPLTIGVYAVNLAAIKNKNTTVAIFGAGPIGLSILMKLKADMVADVGMIEPLDYRLIKAGDIGASWQINPGEEEVEEEVKNRNELLLDVVFEASGEQEAVNNAIKILKPGGKLVLVGIPPEAQYVFNMDLMRRKELTVINVRRQNHCVQEAIDLVTSGAVDVEKMVTHEFNLEETPVAFDMVEGYKFGTVKAMINL from the coding sequence ATGAAAGCAGTTGTTTTAACAGGTATCCGAAAAATGCAATTAACTGAAATACCAGAGCCAGTTATCAGCAGTGATAAGGACGTGAAAATTAAGCTAAAAACTATCGGCGTTTGTGGTTCTGATATTCATTATTATTCAGAAGGTAAAATTGGTTCGCAGGTAGTTGACTATCCTTTTAGAGTTGGGCACGAATGCTCGGGTGAAATTGCTGAAATAGGAGCGGCTGTTGATAATGTAAAAGTTGGTGATTTGGTGGTGGTTGATCCTTCTGTACATTGCGGAAGCTGCGACCAATGCCTGGCGGGCAGGCCACATACCTGCCGGAATAATAAATTTCTGGGATGTCCGGGCCAAATTGAAGGTTGTTTGTCTGAGTTCATTGTTATGCCTTCGTTTACTTGTTTTCCGGTAACCGGTAAATTGAATGCCATTCAGGCTGCGCTTATCGAGCCACTTACCATTGGCGTTTATGCCGTAAATTTGGCAGCCATAAAAAATAAAAATACAACTGTTGCCATTTTTGGTGCCGGACCAATTGGTTTAAGTATACTAATGAAATTGAAAGCAGATATGGTTGCGGATGTTGGAATGATTGAACCACTTGATTACAGGCTTATAAAAGCAGGTGATATTGGGGCCTCGTGGCAGATAAACCCGGGTGAAGAAGAAGTGGAAGAAGAAGTGAAAAACCGGAACGAGCTATTACTGGATGTAGTTTTTGAAGCAAGTGGGGAACAGGAAGCTGTTAACAATGCCATAAAAATTTTAAAGCCAGGAGGTAAATTAGTTTTGGTAGGGATACCTCCGGAAGCGCAGTATGTTTTTAATATGGATTTGATGCGGAGAAAAGAGTTAACTGTGATTAATGTACGCCGGCAAAACCATTGTGTACAGGAAGCCATTGATTTGGTAACATCGGGCGCAGTAGATGTTGAAAAAATGGTTACACATGAGTTTAATCTGGAAGAAACACCGGTAGCTTTTGATATGGTTGAAGGTTACAAGTTTGGGACAGTTAAAGCGATGATTAACCTATAA
- a CDS encoding DUF5916 domain-containing protein has product MSLLRAQDLKYTLSDDSLVNHYASIKRVYYATRTSLVPKIDGKLDDECWQSVGKWDGGFIQQQPHQAHAPSQETEIKILYDNKYLYFAIKAFDNEPEKMSVNLGPRDDYTVGDIAGVAIDSYNDKQTAFEFNLTSAGQKVDLMHMGEYGWDFNWNAVWDGKTSVGDSAWYAEMRIPFTQIRFANSEEHIWGMHIWRYIYRLSEESQWKLIPIDAPAMVYIFGELRGIKDIPYKRNFEVMPYASAKYIPESNDNNNFGFGLDGKIGVTSNFTLDYTFNPDFGQVEADPSELNLTSYETFYDEKRPFFLEGNSILEYNSGSDMLFYSRRIGHAPSYEPDYDEENGERLEMPDNTAIINALKLTGKNKKGFSMGLVNSMTARETATVKSADESIKEAVEPFTNFSIARLKQDFNEGSTVLGGIFTSTVRNIKDENLEFLTDNSMVGGLDFEHNWKNRKYYIAAKSFGSRISGSEESIARLQRNSRHYFQREDADHLRYDETKTSLRGWGGEFAGGKRSGKLRVTGELEWRSPGVDLNDVGYLRQADYINQDFDLQYRVNKPKGILLNYSLRLSQGHNWSYGGENLRDNLTTYLRLRFKNYWKFDLVAYKVFNEIDTRALRGGPSLRMDNRNKFSAALQTNSQRDFFVGLRSDFTRYADDITFENSYTFYLDWRISTRFMLSSSSTYINEQDNSQYVRRSMVNDNYEYVVGNLDRQTFYTTFRAEFFITPELSLQYYGSPYVSSGKYLDYRRVNDSKAKDLAKRYDFLTVQDNLLKDDAGNVYHDFSYYDFDFEFQEFRSNFVARWEYKTGSTLYLVWSHNRSNYVDAYNSSLGNSLKDIRKISAENAFMLKFSYWFSL; this is encoded by the coding sequence GTGTCTTTATTAAGGGCTCAGGATCTTAAATATACCCTCTCTGATGACTCGTTGGTAAATCATTATGCCAGTATTAAAAGAGTATATTATGCTACACGTACGTCGTTGGTTCCAAAAATCGACGGTAAGCTTGATGACGAATGTTGGCAATCAGTTGGGAAATGGGATGGTGGTTTTATTCAGCAACAACCACATCAGGCACATGCGCCTTCGCAAGAAACAGAAATAAAGATTTTATACGATAATAAATACCTCTATTTTGCTATTAAGGCTTTTGACAATGAACCCGAAAAAATGAGTGTTAATTTAGGGCCTCGCGACGATTATACAGTTGGCGATATAGCTGGTGTGGCAATTGATTCATACAACGATAAACAAACTGCTTTTGAATTTAATCTCACCTCGGCCGGACAGAAGGTTGACTTAATGCACATGGGGGAATACGGCTGGGATTTTAACTGGAATGCCGTTTGGGATGGTAAAACATCTGTTGGAGACTCGGCCTGGTATGCCGAAATGCGGATTCCGTTTACGCAAATTCGTTTTGCAAATAGCGAAGAACACATTTGGGGAATGCACATTTGGCGATACATTTACCGACTGAGCGAAGAAAGCCAGTGGAAACTGATTCCTATTGATGCGCCTGCCATGGTTTATATTTTTGGCGAGTTACGAGGTATAAAAGATATTCCGTACAAGCGAAATTTTGAGGTAATGCCTTATGCAAGTGCTAAATATATTCCGGAGTCGAACGATAACAATAATTTTGGTTTTGGACTTGATGGAAAAATTGGTGTTACATCAAATTTTACCCTCGACTATACCTTTAATCCTGATTTTGGGCAGGTTGAAGCCGATCCTTCTGAATTAAATCTTACATCGTACGAAACATTTTACGACGAAAAACGGCCGTTTTTTTTGGAAGGAAACAGCATATTGGAATACAATTCGGGAAGTGATATGTTGTTTTATTCCAGACGAATAGGACATGCACCGAGCTACGAACCTGATTATGATGAAGAGAATGGTGAAAGATTGGAAATGCCCGACAATACAGCGATTATAAATGCACTGAAACTTACCGGAAAAAATAAAAAAGGCTTTTCGATGGGATTGGTAAACAGCATGACCGCACGCGAAACAGCAACTGTAAAATCTGCCGATGAGAGTATAAAAGAAGCTGTTGAGCCGTTTACAAATTTTTCAATAGCCCGCTTAAAGCAGGATTTTAATGAAGGAAGCACTGTGCTTGGTGGAATTTTTACCTCTACCGTAAGAAATATTAAAGATGAAAACCTGGAATTTTTGACCGATAATTCAATGGTTGGAGGACTTGACTTTGAGCATAACTGGAAAAACCGAAAGTACTACATTGCTGCCAAAAGCTTTGGTTCGAGGATTAGTGGTTCCGAAGAATCGATTGCGCGCTTGCAACGAAACTCCCGGCATTATTTCCAACGCGAAGATGCGGATCATTTAAGGTATGATGAAACGAAAACCAGCCTGAGAGGCTGGGGGGGAGAGTTCGCCGGAGGAAAGCGTAGCGGAAAATTGCGCGTTACAGGCGAATTGGAATGGCGCTCACCAGGTGTAGATTTGAACGATGTTGGCTACTTGCGCCAGGCCGACTACATTAATCAGGATTTCGACCTGCAGTATCGTGTAAATAAACCCAAAGGCATTTTGTTAAACTATTCACTTCGCTTATCGCAAGGCCATAACTGGAGCTATGGTGGCGAAAACCTGCGCGATAATTTAACAACCTACCTACGCTTACGTTTTAAAAATTACTGGAAATTCGACCTGGTAGCTTATAAAGTATTTAATGAGATTGATACCCGCGCTTTACGAGGTGGCCCATCGTTACGCATGGATAACCGAAACAAATTTTCGGCAGCTTTACAAACCAACTCGCAACGCGACTTTTTTGTAGGATTACGCTCCGATTTTACCCGATATGCAGATGATATTACTTTTGAAAATTCATATACCTTTTATTTAGATTGGCGAATTAGTACCCGCTTTATGCTTTCTTCCAGCTCTACTTACATTAACGAGCAAGACAACAGCCAGTATGTAAGACGGTCGATGGTTAACGATAACTACGAATATGTAGTGGGTAACCTCGATCGACAAACATTTTATACTACTTTTAGGGCCGAGTTTTTTATTACGCCTGAATTGTCATTGCAATATTATGGTAGCCCATATGTTTCGTCGGGAAAATACCTCGATTACCGCCGTGTAAACGATTCGAAAGCGAAAGACCTCGCCAAACGCTATGATTTTCTTACCGTTCAGGATAATCTTTTAAAAGATGATGCCGGCAATGTTTATCACGATTTTTCGTACTACGATTTTGACTTCGAATTTCAGGAGTTTCGATCAAATTTTGTGGCACGTTGGGAATATAAAACCGGATCAACATTGTACCTGGTATGGAGCCATAACCGCAGTAATTACGTTGATGCCTATAATTCGTCGTTGGGAAACAGTTTGAAAGACATTCGTAAAATTAGTGCAGAAAACGCTTTTATGCTCAAATTTAGTTACTGGTTCTCGTTGTAG
- a CDS encoding ABC transporter permease produces MNAIVDINLKELALGAFLLLIPIGFLYIYRIKMVKDVLINVARMVVQLSLVALYLEFIFDLNSALINSLWVLVMILVGVLTAINRIGLKIKFFIFPFFIAGLTSVLIIDTFCLGLILKLDYIFDARYFIPITGMVLGNALNHNIVGLKTYFKSHTEKQDLYRFLLSNSGNQKTAVRPFIEEAVKMALNPMIANMSVIGLVTLPGMMTGQILGGSPPAVAIKYQVMIMIAIFVGCTINIFVSIVFTNKIIFDAYGNMKEATIKTTRFLQKKIQR; encoded by the coding sequence ATGAATGCAATTGTAGATATAAATCTGAAGGAATTGGCTTTGGGGGCTTTTTTATTGCTTATCCCTATCGGGTTTCTTTACATCTACCGCATAAAAATGGTAAAAGATGTACTAATTAATGTAGCTCGAATGGTGGTTCAGTTAAGCTTGGTAGCCTTGTATCTCGAGTTTATTTTTGATTTAAACAGTGCTTTGATTAATTCGCTTTGGGTGCTGGTAATGATTTTGGTAGGAGTGCTAACGGCCATAAACCGAATTGGCCTGAAAATTAAATTTTTTATTTTTCCATTTTTCATTGCCGGTTTAACCTCCGTTTTAATTATCGATACTTTTTGTCTGGGTTTGATATTAAAACTCGACTATATTTTTGATGCCCGATATTTTATTCCCATCACCGGAATGGTTTTAGGAAATGCTTTAAACCACAATATTGTTGGCTTAAAAACCTACTTTAAAAGTCATACCGAGAAACAAGACCTTTACCGTTTTTTGCTCAGCAACAGTGGAAATCAAAAAACTGCTGTTCGTCCGTTTATTGAAGAAGCGGTTAAAATGGCCTTAAATCCGATGATTGCCAATATGTCGGTAATTGGTCTGGTAACCCTACCCGGCATGATGACCGGACAAATTCTGGGAGGAAGTCCACCGGCTGTTGCAATTAAATACCAGGTTATGATTATGATTGCCATTTTTGTTGGTTGCACAATTAATATTTTTGTAAGTATAGTTTTTACCAATAAAATTATTTTTGATGCTTATGGAAATATGAAAGAAGCTACAATAAAAACAACCAGGTTTTTGCAAAAAAAGATACAACGTTAA
- a CDS encoding Gfo/Idh/MocA family oxidoreductase: MNQQKTINWGIIGVGNVTEVKSGPAFYKINNSKLVAVMRRSEDKVKDYALRHRVPKWYTDGSALINDPDVDAVYIATPPDTHASYAIEALKAGKPVYVEKPMARNFNECLEMIQTAEQVKLPIWVAYYRRALPAFLKVKELLENEQIGKPYAVNVKLYKEAEERNQKPDEMHWHVFPEISGGGHFFDLASHQFDYLDFIFGTITTVFGQAVNRAGLYPAEDTVSASWKHESGVLGSGSWCFAADKNSVEDSIQIIGEKGEICLSCFSHGEVLLKNKDGAKKLNFNNPEHISQNLVEQVVNELLGSGRCVSTGKSAARTSWVLDEIVKSYYAEKKKE, translated from the coding sequence ATGAATCAGCAGAAAACCATCAACTGGGGCATCATAGGTGTTGGCAATGTTACTGAAGTAAAAAGTGGCCCGGCATTTTACAAAATCAATAATTCAAAACTCGTTGCTGTTATGCGACGAAGCGAAGATAAAGTAAAAGATTATGCTCTTCGCCACCGTGTACCCAAGTGGTACACGGATGGTAGCGCATTAATTAACGATCCGGATGTTGACGCCGTTTACATTGCTACCCCACCCGATACGCATGCGTCATATGCCATTGAAGCGCTAAAGGCAGGTAAACCGGTTTATGTGGAAAAACCCATGGCTCGAAATTTTAACGAATGCCTGGAAATGATACAAACGGCTGAGCAAGTAAAACTGCCAATCTGGGTAGCGTACTATCGACGCGCTCTTCCCGCTTTTTTAAAAGTAAAAGAGCTGCTTGAAAACGAACAAATTGGAAAGCCCTATGCGGTTAATGTAAAGTTATACAAAGAGGCTGAAGAACGAAATCAGAAACCCGATGAAATGCACTGGCATGTTTTTCCTGAAATTAGCGGTGGCGGGCACTTTTTTGATCTTGCCTCCCATCAGTTCGATTACCTTGATTTTATTTTTGGCACAATAACAACTGTGTTCGGACAAGCCGTAAACCGGGCAGGCCTTTATCCAGCTGAAGATACCGTATCAGCAAGCTGGAAACACGAATCGGGTGTTCTTGGAAGCGGTAGCTGGTGTTTTGCCGCTGATAAAAATTCAGTTGAAGATTCTATTCAGATTATTGGAGAAAAAGGCGAAATTTGTTTGTCGTGCTTTTCGCATGGCGAGGTTCTCCTAAAAAACAAGGATGGAGCAAAAAAACTGAATTTCAATAATCCGGAGCATATCTCGCAAAACCTGGTTGAACAGGTTGTAAACGAACTACTCGGCAGCGGACGTTGTGTAAGCACCGGAAAATCAGCAGCACGTACCAGCTGGGTGCTCGATGAAATAGTTAAATCATATTACGCTGAAAAGAAGAAAGAATAA
- a CDS encoding ABC transporter ATP-binding protein — protein MIRCENIHLSYKNKLILSDFNLEVKKGENVCLSGASGKGKSSLLNMLQGYVIPQKGKVFIDGELVSATTVKNIRKKIIYVPQNIHLPVKNGNALIELLSTKSELSKTYHLLKQLGLSKDFLNQDFLKISGGQKQRIIIAICLSLPKEILLMDEPTASLDDKAINLLIKTIYELKNKTIVSASHNQHWAASCNRTIKL, from the coding sequence ATGATACGTTGCGAAAACATACATCTCAGTTATAAGAACAAGTTAATTCTTTCTGATTTTAATCTCGAAGTAAAGAAAGGAGAAAACGTTTGTTTAAGTGGTGCTTCCGGCAAAGGGAAGTCCTCGCTGTTAAACATGCTTCAGGGTTATGTTATTCCGCAAAAAGGGAAGGTATTTATTGATGGTGAACTGGTTAGTGCCACAACGGTAAAAAACATTCGAAAAAAAATTATTTATGTCCCGCAAAATATTCATTTACCGGTAAAAAACGGGAATGCCTTAATTGAACTGTTAAGTACCAAAAGTGAGCTTTCAAAAACATATCACCTGCTTAAACAACTTGGCTTATCAAAAGATTTCCTCAATCAGGATTTCTTAAAAATAAGTGGCGGACAAAAACAACGTATAATTATTGCCATATGCTTGTCGTTACCCAAAGAGATTCTTTTAATGGATGAACCCACCGCATCACTTGATGATAAAGCAATCAATCTTCTAATAAAAACCATATACGAGTTAAAAAATAAAACCATTGTTTCTGCTTCGCACAATCAACATTGGGCAGCTAGTTGTAACCGAACGATTAAGTTATGA
- the gnd gene encoding decarboxylating NADP(+)-dependent phosphogluconate dehydrogenase: protein MKKLADIGLIGLAVMGENLVLNMESKGFTVAVYNRTVEKVDKFVNGRGAGKNFIGAHSIEELCASLEKPRKVMMLVKAGQPVDAFIDMVIPHLEPGDIIIDGGNSHFPDTVRRTEYVESKGLLYIGTGVSGGEEGALKGPSIMPGGSPAAWPHVKEIFQAVSAKVESGEACCDWVGEGGAGHFVKMVHNGIEYGDMQIITEAYQLMKELLGMSNDEMHQVFKKWNEGILDSYLIEITRDILGYKDENGEETVEMILDTAGQKGTGKWTGISALDLGIPLTLIGESVFARCLSAQKDLRVEASKVIAGPKAEFEGDKQQFINDIESALLGAKIISYAQGYNLMMEAAKEYKWNLNYGGIALMWRGGCIIRSVFLGDIKKAFDNNPELPNLLLDPFFKEKVEEAQAGWRRVCATALANGVPVPALTSALCYFDGFRSKRLPANLLQAQRDYFGAHTYERIDKPRGEFFHTNWTGRGGDTASSTYNV, encoded by the coding sequence ATGAAAAAATTAGCAGACATTGGCTTAATCGGGTTGGCTGTAATGGGCGAAAACCTGGTTTTAAACATGGAAAGTAAAGGTTTTACGGTTGCCGTTTACAATCGAACAGTAGAAAAGGTTGACAAATTTGTAAACGGACGTGGTGCCGGTAAAAACTTTATCGGAGCACACTCCATTGAAGAATTATGTGCATCGCTCGAAAAACCCAGAAAAGTTATGATGTTGGTAAAGGCCGGGCAACCGGTTGATGCTTTTATCGACATGGTAATTCCGCATCTTGAGCCTGGAGATATTATAATTGATGGAGGAAACTCTCATTTTCCGGATACGGTTAGACGTACCGAATATGTTGAAAGCAAAGGACTGTTATATATCGGAACCGGCGTATCAGGCGGAGAAGAAGGCGCCTTAAAAGGCCCCTCAATTATGCCTGGCGGATCGCCGGCTGCATGGCCACATGTAAAAGAAATCTTTCAGGCAGTTTCGGCAAAAGTTGAAAGTGGCGAAGCTTGTTGCGATTGGGTTGGCGAAGGTGGTGCCGGCCATTTTGTAAAAATGGTGCATAATGGAATTGAGTATGGCGACATGCAAATTATTACCGAAGCCTACCAGTTAATGAAAGAGCTTTTGGGTATGAGCAACGACGAAATGCACCAGGTTTTTAAGAAATGGAACGAAGGTATTTTAGATAGCTACCTGATAGAAATTACTCGCGATATTTTGGGTTACAAAGATGAAAACGGCGAGGAAACAGTTGAAATGATTCTGGACACAGCCGGACAAAAAGGAACCGGAAAATGGACTGGAATTTCGGCCCTCGACCTTGGTATTCCGTTAACGCTAATTGGAGAGTCGGTTTTTGCCCGCTGTCTGTCGGCTCAAAAAGATTTACGTGTTGAAGCATCAAAAGTAATTGCCGGACCAAAAGCAGAGTTTGAAGGAGATAAGCAGCAATTTATTAACGACATCGAAAGTGCCCTTTTAGGTGCCAAAATTATTTCGTATGCGCAAGGCTACAACCTTATGATGGAAGCTGCCAAAGAATACAAATGGAACCTGAACTATGGAGGAATTGCATTAATGTGGCGCGGTGGTTGTATTATTCGTTCCGTATTTCTTGGCGATATTAAAAAGGCTTTTGACAATAATCCTGAATTACCGAATTTATTGCTTGATCCATTCTTTAAAGAAAAGGTTGAAGAAGCTCAGGCTGGCTGGCGCAGAGTTTGTGCCACTGCTTTGGCAAACGGAGTTCCGGTGCCTGCACTAACCTCGGCGCTTTGTTATTTTGATGGTTTCCGTAGCAAACGCCTACCGGCTAATTTACTTCAGGCCCAGCGCGATTACTTTGGAGCACATACCTACGAACGCATCGACAAGCCTCGTGGTGAGTTTTTCCATACCAACTGGACCGGCCGTGGTGGCGACACCGCATCGTCTACTTACAACGTTTAA
- a CDS encoding MATE family efflux transporter, with product MKIQDYLPFYKRNLALALPIVLSQIGQVTVSLVDNMMVGHVGTSELAAASFANSVFMIGMVLGMGVTMGLTPLVGKAFGQNELRKAIVWLKNGVFAHTIMAIVLSMLMFSIYFMLPFMGQTDNVLKLARPYYLLLCCSYLPFMLFFTLKQFFEGIGNTKLAMQITLTANVVNILVNYVFIFGKLGMPELGLMGAGLGTLASRICMPVLFAFFILRNSRFRRYFVLAHHQALLKKYIKPLLNIGIPIGFQLIVEVAAFGIGAVMMGWLGETPLAAHQIALGLATFTYMISLGVAQANTIRVSHQMGERDFESLKKAVFASTHLVLLFMSVAAILFIVGRNLLPYLFTSDREVINVAAGLLVIAAIFQLFDGLQVVMQSSLRGMADVTKPMLIAFIAYLLIGIPVSYIFAFKFGFGPKGIWMGYLVGLGTAGILFFFRFNSSLKKFRSNSFV from the coding sequence GTGAAAATTCAAGACTATTTACCTTTTTATAAACGCAACCTGGCCCTGGCACTTCCAATTGTTTTGTCGCAAATTGGGCAAGTAACTGTTTCACTGGTTGATAATATGATGGTGGGGCATGTGGGAACAAGCGAGTTGGCTGCAGCATCGTTTGCCAATAGCGTATTTATGATCGGGATGGTTTTGGGAATGGGGGTAACCATGGGCCTTACGCCATTGGTAGGAAAGGCTTTTGGACAGAATGAACTTCGAAAAGCTATTGTATGGTTAAAAAATGGTGTTTTTGCACATACCATCATGGCAATAGTTTTATCAATGCTGATGTTTTCAATTTATTTTATGTTGCCGTTTATGGGGCAAACTGATAATGTGTTAAAACTTGCCCGCCCTTATTATTTGTTGCTATGTTGCTCGTACCTGCCATTTATGCTGTTTTTTACCTTAAAGCAGTTTTTTGAAGGTATTGGAAACACAAAATTGGCCATGCAAATCACCCTTACAGCAAATGTGGTAAATATTTTGGTGAACTATGTATTTATTTTTGGAAAACTGGGAATGCCTGAACTTGGGCTAATGGGAGCTGGATTAGGAACCCTGGCTTCACGCATTTGTATGCCGGTTTTATTTGCCTTTTTTATTCTTCGAAATTCACGTTTTAGGCGTTATTTTGTGTTAGCACACCACCAGGCTTTGCTTAAAAAATACATTAAGCCCTTATTGAATATTGGTATTCCAATAGGTTTTCAATTAATTGTTGAGGTTGCTGCTTTTGGTATTGGTGCTGTAATGATGGGATGGTTGGGCGAAACACCATTGGCAGCTCATCAGATTGCACTCGGACTGGCTACGTTTACTTATATGATTTCCCTCGGAGTAGCGCAGGCAAATACAATACGTGTTAGCCATCAAATGGGAGAACGGGATTTTGAGTCGTTAAAAAAGGCTGTTTTTGCATCAACACACCTGGTTCTTCTATTTATGAGTGTTGCTGCCATACTATTTATTGTTGGACGTAATTTACTTCCTTATTTGTTTACAAGCGATAGAGAGGTGATTAATGTGGCCGCAGGATTGTTGGTAATTGCTGCAATCTTTCAGCTTTTTGATGGTTTACAGGTGGTAATGCAAAGCTCGTTAAGAGGAATGGCCGATGTTACCAAACCGATGCTAATCGCTTTTATTGCCTATTTACTAATAGGCATACCGGTAAGTTATATTTTTGCATTTAAATTCGGATTTGGCCCCAAAGGTATATGGATGGGCTACCTGGTAGGATTAGGTACAGCCGGTATACTTTTCTTCTTTAGGTTTAATAGTAGCTTAAAAAAATTTCGTAGTAATTCTTTTGTATAG
- the pdxB gene encoding 4-phosphoerythronate dehydrogenase PdxB gives MKIVIDNKIPYIKGALEPFAEVVYLPGNLTTPDVVKDADALITRTRTICNRKLLAGSKVKFIATATIGFDHIDTDYCEEAGIKWTNAPGCNAESVNQYIASALFSWSMRKRVDLANLTIGIIGVGNVGKRVEKTCRTLGMNVLLNDPPRERVERKQYFTSLETIKREADIITFHVPLNESGEDATYHLANEEFLQSLTKKPLIINSCRGEVTDNEAIYNAIEANDIDGFIVDCWENEPDISLDLLNLSDFGTPHIAGYSKDGKANGTKMSVQALSKFFGLGIDNWEPQEIEKPTNTTIEINGNQRREYSILAEAILSTYDIENDDDNLREAPLKFEQLRGDYPVRREFATYSVKAENINNDTLNKLKNLGFSIAE, from the coding sequence ATGAAAATTGTTATAGACAATAAAATACCATACATAAAAGGAGCTTTAGAGCCCTTTGCTGAAGTTGTATACCTTCCCGGCAATCTAACAACTCCGGATGTGGTTAAAGATGCCGATGCATTAATTACACGTACCCGTACCATTTGTAACCGCAAGTTACTTGCAGGCTCTAAGGTTAAATTTATAGCTACTGCAACTATTGGTTTCGATCACATTGACACTGACTATTGCGAAGAAGCAGGCATAAAATGGACCAATGCCCCGGGTTGCAATGCCGAGAGTGTAAACCAGTATATTGCATCTGCTTTGTTTTCGTGGTCGATGCGTAAACGGGTAGACTTGGCAAATTTAACCATCGGAATTATTGGGGTTGGAAATGTAGGAAAACGCGTTGAAAAAACATGCAGAACACTGGGGATGAACGTATTGCTTAACGACCCACCTCGCGAGCGTGTGGAAAGAAAACAGTATTTCACCTCATTGGAAACCATAAAAAGGGAAGCAGATATAATTACTTTTCATGTGCCTCTCAACGAAAGCGGCGAAGATGCCACTTACCACCTGGCAAACGAGGAATTCTTGCAAAGTCTGACTAAAAAACCGTTAATTATCAATTCGTGCCGGGGAGAAGTTACCGATAACGAAGCAATTTATAATGCCATTGAAGCAAACGATATCGATGGTTTTATTGTTGATTGCTGGGAGAATGAGCCGGACATTAGCCTCGATTTGTTAAATTTAAGCGACTTCGGAACACCACATATTGCCGGATACTCGAAAGACGGAAAAGCGAACGGAACAAAAATGAGCGTTCAGGCACTAAGCAAATTTTTCGGTCTTGGAATAGATAACTGGGAGCCTCAGGAAATTGAAAAACCCACCAATACAACTATTGAAATAAATGGTAATCAACGACGTGAATATTCCATTCTGGCGGAAGCAATCTTATCAACCTACGACATTGAGAATGATGATGACAATTTGCGCGAAGCTCCGTTAAAGTTTGAACAACTAAGAGGCGATTACCCTGTCAGACGTGAGTTTGCCACATATTCAGTTAAAGCTGAAAATATTAACAACGATACGCTAAATAAATTGAAGAACCTTGGTTTTTCAATAGCAGAATAG